One Oncorhynchus mykiss isolate Arlee unplaced genomic scaffold, USDA_OmykA_1.1 un_scaffold_222, whole genome shotgun sequence genomic window, GACTCTTACCCAGttttagaatagttttattcCCGTTCTGTAATTGTACAGCCGACTTACATGAATTCATAtgtcacccggcacagccaggagaggactggccacccctcagagcctggttcctctttaggtttgTTCCGAGGTTCCTACCATTCTAGCAAGTTTTTCGTGGCCACTGTGCTTCTCGATCTGCATAGGTTGctctttggtgttttaggctgggtttctgtagaacACTTGGACAAactgctgatgtaagaagggcttcctaatatacatttgattgacatgtatatcacaccaactgactggttcttctgatgttgttcacacaggagaccaCGTTGAGACATTCCCTGCATCCAGACAACAACAGCAGGAAGATCACAGAGCTAAGAGGTCTCACCACTGCCCACATTGTGTGGAGATTTTCCCATTTCTATCAAAGCTAAAAGCACACctaaaaatacacacaggagagaagccttactcctgctctgactgtggggtgAGTTTCTCTCGACTGGATAccttaaaaacacaccaacgtatacatacaggagagaagccttactactgctctgactgtggggagAGATTCTCTCAAATGAGCAGCTTAAAAGCACACAAACAAGTAcatactggagagaagccttactcctgctctgattgTGGGAAGTGTTTCTCCCGATCGGATACCTTGAaatcacatgaacgtatacatacaggagagaagccttactcctgctctgactgtggaaaaagtTTCTCCCGATTGGATAACTTAAAATCACATGAACGtgtacatacaggagagaagccatatTCCTGCTCAGACTGTGTAAAATGCTTCAAAACATCAACTGAGCTAAAAgtacatcagagaacacacacaggagagaggcgttactactgctctgactgtgcaaaatgttttaaaacatcaactgagctaaaacttcatcagagaacacatacaggagagaagccttacttctgctctgactgtggaaagagtttctcccGATTGGATACcttaaaaacacatgaacgtatacatacaggagaaaacccttactcctgctctgactgtgtaaAATGCTTCAAAACATCAACTGAGCTCAAAGTTcatcagaaaacacacacaggagagaagccttattacTGCTCAGTctgtggaaaatgttttaaaacatcaaatgagctaaaagttcaccagagaacacacacaggagagaagccttacgtcTGCTCTGGCTGTGGCAAAAGTTTCTCTCACCAGAGCAacttaaaaacacaccaacgtatacaTTAAACCCAGTTAAAGCGAGGCGTCCCTCTCCCAAAGGGTCAAAGCTCGCGGGATTTGCACAattaaacgctctactgaatgaggacatctagtggaagacatagaaagtgtctcCAGATCCATAGctcgttgggaagggtgggggcgatgacgtcaaagttgccccaagtTTCAGGCTCCCAAAAAAATAGTTTGGgagattgcctgccctgtgagttctgctatacttacagacataattcaaacgggtttagaagctttagagtgttttctatccaataataattattatatgcatatattagcaattttggacagattttttttcagtttactatgggcacgcaattcatccaaaggaggcagtattctgcctagccCTAACAGGTTTTAAGGAGAAAAGCCTCATCAGTTCTCTGACCAGCTAAGAATAAAGTCACTCCTCCATCACTTAATTCTCATCTCATAAAAGAAGTTGTAATTGGATCAAATGAAGAAAGCGGAGAACACTGTAATCCTATTGGTTCTCACTGTGAGAGAACTGTGCAGAGGAAAGGGAGCGTTATAGAATGTTAGCCTCTCTTTACTTTACCAATCAGTGTGCACCTTGTCAGTTttggtgtgtttttgttttgttagcTTCTACTGTAAAGATTTGCACTTGGTGTTGAATACCCTCTGTTATTCttctcattttgaaaacaaacacTAGTCTGCCAATTGACTGGGTGGTACTGCTtccctctcagcctggtctgacTCTGTCTGTAGGGAGAGTTTCAACTGGGCAGCTTAAAAACACACCACCGTTTACACgtaggagagaagccttactcctgctctgaggAAGGATGGGCGTGTAACTCAAACGTCTAGCCGAAGGTTGCGtttttgaatctcatcacggaggttttagctaattagcaactttgcaactacttactactttttagctattacttagcatgttagcttacCTTTCCCCTAAACCGATTTAACTCTACCTTAACCCCTCACCCCtaacctagctaacgttatccAAATTGGattttgtaacatatcatacatattacaagttcgtaacatattgtatgaatagCAAATCGTAAAATAACATATTCATTGTAATTCTTAACATACGATACGTCCTGCAAGTCgtattatactgaacaacaatctaaacacaaccatttcaaagatttacagtttgtataaggaaatcagtcaattgaaataaataaatgaggccctaatctatggattttatatGACTGGGCAGAGGCTCAGCCATGGGTGGGACTTGGGAGGGCATAgccccacttgggagccaggcccagccaatcagaatgagtttttccccacaaaaggtctttattacagacagaaatactactCAGCCCccctcagacaatcctgcaggcgaagaggtcctgggctgccgtggttacatgtgatctgcagttgtgaggccggttggatgtactgctaaattctctaaaaggacgttagaggtggcttatggtagagatataAATATTGAGTTCtccggcaacagctctggtggacattcctgcagtcatcatgagAAATGCACATTCCctgaacttgagacatctgtgacattgtgttgtgtggcattttattgtccccaacacaaggtacacctgtgtaatgatcatgctgtttaatcagcttcttgataatctatacctgacaggtgtggcatatcttgACAAAGgctgaaatgctcactaacagggacataaaCAATTTTGTGGAACGtaacatactaaatggagtggcaCGGATGTTTTTGtaacataaaatacattttgctctgagaccaggttgtcccTCGGAAGGAGTTAGTAGACGCtttcaaattattattttttttacctttatttaactaggcaagtcagttaagaacaaattcttatttaaaatgatggcctaggaacagtgggtaaactgccttgttcagaggcagaacaacagatttttaccttgtcagctcggggattcgatctggcaacctttttgttactgacccaacgctctaaccactaggctaccttccgcccctAACATgaatcagatagagatggtgtgatgatcactTTTCACCACTAGTTTGGGGGGGATtattttacaactttatttaatgATACACAGTTTATGAAATGAATACATGTGTTTATTAATTGTCTTTAAAACTAGATTAGTTATTTTAGTTACTGATCATGAATGTGTTTGGATAACTGCATTGAAGCAAACTTTATTGATCTGCCAATGAAAAATAAAGTTACATGAATATGTACTGGTCAACCTCTTCTTCTCTTTagtattcagttcttcatattagatctgacagtatgaatggttcttatggttgtattcagttcttcatattagatctgacagtatgaatggttcttatggttgtattcagttcttcatattagatctgacagtatgaatggttcttatggttgtattcagttcttcatattagatctgacagtatgaatggttcttatggttgtattcagttcttcatgttagatctgacagtatgaatggttcttatggttgtattcagttcttcatattagatctgacagtatgaatggttcttatggttgtattcagttcttcatattagatctgacagtatgaatggttcttatggttgtattcagttcttcatattagatctgacagtatgaatggttcttatggttgtattcagttcttcatattagatctgacagtatgaatggttcttatggttgtattcagttcttcatattagatctgacagtatgaatggttcttatggttgtattcagttcttcatactagatctgacagtatgaatggttcttatggttgtattcagttcttcatattagatctgacagtatgaatggttcttatggttgtattcagttcttcatattagatctgacagtatgaatggttcttatggttgtattcagttcttcatattagatctgacagtatgaatggttcttatgggCTGAGTGCCTGGAGTGTTTTTGTATGACTACAGTCAGGAGTTCTCTCTGACCCTGTGATGTCACCAGCACATTAAGTACtttcatcttaagatagccaggtgagacaaccacatatcacagtgaaCACATTTATCCTCAATTAGTCAGTGTAAGTAGGACAAGTGTCACATTATTAATATTACttgtatttttttgggggggatactCTTTAAAGACGTAGGATTTCAGACCTTTTTGggcagatgggcagggactctgatGTTGTTATTAAAGCCGCATAGagacatggtctctttttttgttttcttgagtaagccagctcagtgctttctgtggagGTGGGGCAATCCCGCAGAAAATACGGACatttgcgccgtgattggctcagtgtccTGTCATTCATGGGAACAAGACGTCactgccaagtctaagggtagatcttgaaaattcaagccccttgggtgctgccatagagttacattataagtgcccatccaagaaagcTCAAGGTCATtgtccacagataaaatgacataaAATCATGTGATATCTACAgtcgctttgattggactgatcatgtcaacataatactttcaaaatctgagctagcagtcatcatcatgaatcaagttgacaatctactggcaaatcatgTTTATTCCTTGTCATATGTAGAGAAATAATGAGAAATTATAGATTAAACGTATCAGTGCTTATCGGcctttggacataaacattacacaacaaattggaaattgcaaattcaacaatgagtggtttggaaggaatcagtggcaaactgcaagcattgcaaagcaatcattagtctactattcagtggagtggctctgtggtcccaagtctaagattaaggggctcttttcctagtttaaaactgtaaacattcaacattggccatgctgt contains:
- the LOC118948158 gene encoding gastrula zinc finger protein XlCGF17.1-like is translated as MASVKLEDCSQTMELNVNIKDEEEEEKIGTSVSHGDHVETFPASRQQQQEDHRAKRSHHCPHCVEIFPFLSKLKAHLKIHTGEKPYSCSDCGVSFSRLDTLKTHQRIHTGEKPYYCSDCGERFSQMSSLKAHKQVHTGEKPYSCSDCGKCFSRSDTLKSHERIHTGEKPYSCSDCGKSFSRLDNLKSHERVHTGEKPYSCSDCVKCFKTSTELKVHQRTHTGERRYYCSDCAKCFKTSTELKLHQRTHTGEKPYFCSDCGKSFSRLDTLKTHERIHTGENPYSCSDCVKCFKTSTELKVHQKTHTGEKPYYCSVCGKCFKTSNELKVHQRTHTGEKPYVCSGCGKSFSHQSNLKTHQRIH